A DNA window from Mycobacterium sp. IDR2000157661 contains the following coding sequences:
- a CDS encoding acetyl-CoA C-acetyltransferase, with amino-acid sequence MSAREAVICEPVRTPIGRYGGMFKSLTAVDLGVTALKGLLDRTGIDSAAIEDVILGHCYPSSEAPAIGRVVALDAGLPVTVPGMQVDRRCGSGLQAVIQACLQVANGDNDVVVAGGAESMSNVAFYSTDMRWGGARGGVRVHDGLARGRTTAGGRRYPVPGGMLETAENLRRQYGISRQEQDELAVSSHHRAVAAQKDGVLAEEIVPVTLSTRHGDEVVDTDEHPRADTSVESLAKLKPVLLKSDSDATVTAGNASGQNDAASMCLVTTPDKAGELGLTPLVRLVSWGSAGVAPNVMGIGPVPATEVALSKAGLTLGDIDVIELNEAFAAQALAVMREWKFGPAERDRTNVRGSGISLGHPVGATGGRMLATLAREMNRRGARYGLETMCIGGGQGLAAVFERVGA; translated from the coding sequence ATGAGTGCCCGCGAGGCCGTCATCTGTGAGCCGGTACGGACTCCGATCGGCCGTTACGGGGGGATGTTCAAGTCGCTGACCGCCGTGGATCTCGGCGTCACCGCCCTCAAGGGCCTGCTCGACCGGACCGGGATCGACTCTGCCGCAATCGAAGACGTGATCCTCGGGCACTGCTATCCCAGCAGTGAGGCGCCGGCCATCGGCCGAGTGGTCGCGCTGGACGCCGGGCTTCCGGTGACGGTGCCGGGTATGCAGGTCGACCGGCGATGCGGGTCGGGGCTGCAGGCCGTCATCCAGGCCTGCCTGCAGGTGGCCAACGGTGACAACGATGTCGTGGTAGCGGGCGGTGCGGAGAGCATGAGCAACGTCGCGTTCTATTCCACCGACATGCGGTGGGGCGGGGCCCGCGGCGGGGTGCGGGTGCACGACGGGCTCGCGCGCGGCCGCACGACCGCGGGCGGTCGCCGCTATCCGGTGCCCGGAGGCATGCTGGAGACGGCGGAGAACCTGCGCCGCCAGTACGGCATCTCGCGCCAGGAGCAGGACGAGCTCGCGGTGAGCTCACACCATCGGGCCGTCGCCGCACAGAAGGACGGCGTCCTCGCCGAGGAGATCGTGCCCGTTACCCTGTCGACCAGACACGGCGACGAGGTCGTCGACACCGACGAGCACCCACGAGCGGACACCTCCGTGGAGTCGCTGGCCAAGTTGAAACCCGTTCTGCTGAAAAGTGATTCGGATGCCACGGTCACGGCAGGCAACGCCAGTGGCCAGAACGACGCCGCGTCCATGTGCCTGGTGACCACTCCTGACAAGGCCGGCGAGCTGGGATTGACCCCGCTGGTGCGCCTGGTGTCGTGGGGCTCGGCAGGGGTGGCGCCGAACGTCATGGGCATCGGCCCGGTGCCCGCCACCGAGGTGGCGTTGAGCAAGGCCGGGTTGACCCTCGGTGACATCGACGTGATCGAGCTGAACGAGGCGTTCGCGGCGCAGGCCCTCGCGGTGATGCGCGAGTGGAAATTCGGTCCGGCCGAACGGGATCGCACGAACGTCCGTGGCTCGGGCATCTCGCTCGGACACCCGGTCGGTGCGACGGGTGGCCGGATGCTGGCCACGCTGGCGCGGGAGATGAACAGGCGCGGTGCCCGCTACGGGTTGGAGACCATGTGCATCGGCGGCGGTCAGGGCCTGGCCGCGGTGTTCGAAAGGGTTGGCGCATGA
- the fabG gene encoding 3-oxoacyl-ACP reductase FabG gives MSLLTGQTAVVTGGAQGLGYAIAAKFIDEGARVVLGDLDPAATEAAAQRLAGPSKDPAAVAVRSDVTAAADVEALVNTALERFGRLDVMVNNAGITRDATLRKMTEEQFDQVIAVHLKGTWNGLKAAAAVMRENKRGAIVNMSSISGKIGLVGQTNYSAAKAGIVGMTKAAAKELAHLGVRVNAIQPGLIRSAMTEAMPQHIWEQKLAEVPMGRAGEPDEVAKVALFLASDLSSYMTGTVLEVTGGRHI, from the coding sequence GTGTCGTTGTTGACGGGTCAGACGGCGGTCGTCACCGGAGGCGCGCAGGGCCTCGGCTACGCGATCGCGGCGAAGTTCATCGATGAGGGCGCCCGGGTGGTGCTCGGCGACCTCGATCCGGCCGCGACCGAGGCCGCCGCCCAGCGGCTGGCCGGCCCCTCGAAAGATCCGGCGGCGGTCGCGGTACGCAGCGATGTGACCGCCGCCGCCGATGTCGAGGCGCTGGTGAACACCGCGCTGGAACGCTTCGGGCGGTTGGACGTGATGGTCAACAACGCCGGGATCACCCGCGACGCCACACTGCGCAAGATGACCGAGGAGCAGTTCGATCAGGTCATCGCCGTGCACCTGAAGGGCACGTGGAACGGGTTGAAGGCCGCGGCGGCGGTCATGCGGGAGAACAAGCGCGGAGCCATCGTGAACATGTCGTCGATCTCCGGCAAGATCGGCCTCGTCGGCCAGACCAACTACTCGGCGGCCAAGGCCGGCATCGTCGGGATGACCAAGGCGGCCGCCAAGGAACTGGCCCACCTCGGTGTGCGGGTCAACGCGATTCAGCCGGGCCTGATCAGATCGGCGATGACGGAGGCCATGCCGCAACACATCTGGGAACAGAAGCTGGCCGAGGTGCCGATGGGCCGCGCCGGTGAGCCCGACGAGGTCGCCAAGGTAGCGCTGTTCTTGGCCAGCGACCTGTCGTCGTACATGACCGGCACGGTCCTCGAGGTGACGGGCGGACGGCACATATGA
- a CDS encoding acyl-CoA dehydrogenase family protein, translating to MRVRPRGGASVVATSEVSDEDFQEILAQTRHFVRTAVVPREQEILTDDRVPDDLREQARKMGLFGYALPQRWGGLGLDLTQDVELAMELGYTSLALRSMFGTNNGIAGQVLVGFGTDEQKSRWLEPMATGEVVASFALTEPGAGSNPSGLRTKAVRDGSGDDAAWVITGQKRFITNAPTADLFVVFARTRPADADGPGVAVLLVPADAAGVQVGAKDAKMGQEGAWTADVSFDEVRVPAEALVGGSEDIGYRAAMISLARGRVHIAALAVGAAQRALDESVAYAATATQGGTPIGDFQLVQAMIADQQTGVLAGRALVRDTARRWVTGEDRRVAPSAAKLFCTEMVGQVADLAVQIHGGSGYMREVPVERIYREVRLLRLYEGTSEIQRLIIGSNLVKGAQKARA from the coding sequence ATGCGCGTACGCCCAAGAGGAGGAGCATCGGTCGTGGCGACATCGGAAGTCAGCGACGAGGATTTCCAGGAGATCCTGGCCCAGACCCGCCATTTCGTCCGCACCGCGGTGGTCCCGCGGGAGCAGGAGATCCTCACCGACGACCGCGTCCCCGATGACCTGCGCGAGCAAGCCAGGAAGATGGGCCTGTTCGGCTACGCGCTTCCCCAGCGATGGGGCGGCTTGGGTCTGGACCTGACGCAGGATGTCGAGTTGGCGATGGAACTCGGATACACGTCGCTGGCGCTGCGCTCGATGTTCGGCACCAACAACGGGATTGCCGGACAGGTCCTCGTCGGCTTCGGCACCGACGAGCAGAAGTCCCGCTGGCTGGAGCCGATGGCCACCGGCGAGGTGGTCGCGTCGTTCGCGCTGACCGAGCCCGGCGCCGGGTCCAACCCGTCCGGGTTGCGTACGAAGGCCGTTCGCGACGGCTCGGGTGACGACGCGGCCTGGGTGATCACCGGGCAGAAGCGGTTCATCACCAATGCGCCGACGGCCGACCTGTTCGTCGTGTTCGCGCGAACGCGTCCGGCCGACGCGGACGGGCCCGGCGTCGCGGTTCTCCTGGTGCCGGCCGACGCCGCGGGCGTACAGGTGGGCGCGAAGGACGCCAAGATGGGCCAGGAGGGCGCATGGACCGCCGACGTCAGCTTCGACGAGGTCCGGGTACCGGCCGAAGCGCTCGTCGGCGGCAGTGAGGACATCGGCTACCGCGCGGCGATGATCTCGTTGGCGCGCGGGCGCGTTCACATCGCCGCGCTCGCCGTGGGTGCCGCACAGCGCGCCCTCGACGAGTCGGTCGCCTACGCCGCCACCGCGACGCAGGGGGGCACGCCGATCGGTGACTTCCAGCTGGTGCAGGCGATGATCGCCGACCAGCAGACCGGTGTGCTGGCCGGCCGCGCGCTGGTCCGCGACACCGCCCGGCGGTGGGTGACCGGAGAGGACCGCCGGGTCGCCCCGTCGGCGGCCAAGCTGTTCTGCACCGAAATGGTCGGCCAGGTCGCCGATCTCGCCGTGCAGATCCACGGCGGTAGCGGGTACATGCGCGAGGTGCCCGTCGAGCGCATCTACCGCGAGGTCCGGCTGCTGCGACTGTACGAGGGCACCAGCGAGATCCAGCGGCTCATCATCGGTTCAAACCTCGTCAAGGGCGCACAGAAGGCGCGGGCGTGA
- a CDS encoding MaoC family dehydratase has translation MKKFSDLDELIAAEGSQLGPTEWLEVTQDRVNVFAEATDDHQWIHVDPAKAADGPFGGTIAHGLLTLSLLPRFMHELYTVGNITMAINYGYNKVRFITPVKVGARIRARAELTKVDQLDGAVQSTMTTTVEIDGSEKPAAVAESIVRYIR, from the coding sequence GTGAAGAAGTTCAGCGACCTCGACGAGCTCATCGCGGCGGAGGGCAGCCAGCTCGGCCCCACCGAGTGGCTCGAGGTCACCCAGGACCGGGTCAACGTGTTCGCCGAGGCCACCGACGATCATCAGTGGATCCATGTGGATCCCGCCAAGGCCGCCGATGGTCCGTTCGGCGGGACGATTGCGCACGGCCTGCTGACACTGTCGCTGCTGCCGCGGTTCATGCATGAGCTCTACACGGTCGGCAACATCACGATGGCGATCAACTACGGCTACAACAAGGTCCGCTTCATCACGCCCGTCAAAGTGGGCGCCAGGATTCGCGCCCGGGCCGAGCTGACGAAGGTCGACCAGCTCGACGGGGCAGTGCAGTCGACGATGACCACCACGGTGGAGATCGACGGATCGGAGAAGCCGGCCGCCGTCGCCGAATCGATCGTGCGCTACATCCGCTGA
- a CDS encoding Rv1355c family protein, whose product MRAGTGDQQQYRAIVLEYDDPRLDELRSEPGIDFVDRVDRQRDALRRLLPTPADDVLAEPVRWAYYPWRRTAVSVLGPRAFRRVRLDRNRNLITGAESDALERLHVGVVGLSVGHTIAYALAAQGLCGALRLTDFDDLELSNLNRVPATVLDLDLNKAVVCARRIAELNPYLPVSVMAAGITPETVEEFVDGLDIVVEECDSLDAKVLVREVARSHRVPVLMATSDRGLLDVERFDVEPSRPLLHGLIGDADAGRLRGLQPTDRVPYSLRLVDASQVSDRMAASLIEVGKTLSTWPQLSSEVALNAAAVAEAVRRIGLRQQLPSGRARIDIAELFDRLAEPVLPDEQPLTEEPSTPQPPSNALDAIVTAAGRAPSGGNAQPWRIEAADDSVTIALSTEYATTMDVKFRASAVAVGAAAFNARVAAAAHHLRADVSLQHGDDSVPLTATVRLSPGEDRRLADLYEPMMRRETNRRRGERTPLRPGIVEALEAAAVAEDARLRIISTTDELDSAAEILAAADRIRYLTPRLHAEMFAELRWPSEHSLEAGIDVRSLELPQADMVMLDILKRYEVMEHLAAWDGGTALGEDTDGRVRESTAVGVISVLGRGLPDYARGGAAVESVWIHAQKHGVAVQPVSPPFLYAADGDDLHRLSPRFADRLGDLQYNFRTLVGLGPTETLVLVLRFGYAPPPSVLSRRRAHIRHHGADGLEG is encoded by the coding sequence GTGAGGGCAGGCACGGGAGATCAGCAGCAGTACAGAGCAATAGTCCTAGAATACGACGATCCCCGGCTCGACGAGTTGCGGAGCGAACCGGGTATCGATTTCGTCGATCGCGTGGACCGGCAACGAGACGCCTTGCGCCGACTACTGCCCACGCCTGCCGACGATGTGCTGGCTGAGCCGGTGCGGTGGGCCTACTATCCGTGGCGACGCACCGCTGTCAGCGTTCTCGGCCCACGCGCCTTTCGCCGGGTACGACTGGATCGCAACAGGAACTTGATCACCGGCGCAGAATCCGACGCGCTCGAGCGGTTGCACGTCGGTGTCGTGGGACTCAGCGTGGGCCACACCATCGCCTATGCCCTTGCCGCGCAGGGCTTGTGCGGCGCCTTACGGCTGACCGATTTCGATGACCTGGAGCTGTCCAACCTGAACCGGGTGCCGGCCACGGTTCTCGATCTCGACCTGAACAAGGCGGTGGTGTGCGCGCGGAGAATCGCCGAGCTCAACCCCTATCTGCCGGTATCGGTGATGGCTGCAGGCATCACCCCCGAGACCGTAGAGGAATTCGTCGACGGCCTGGACATCGTCGTCGAGGAATGCGACTCCCTGGACGCCAAGGTGTTGGTTCGCGAGGTGGCCCGCAGTCACCGTGTACCGGTGCTGATGGCCACCAGCGACCGCGGACTGCTGGACGTCGAGAGATTCGATGTGGAACCGTCGCGTCCGCTGCTGCACGGCCTGATCGGTGACGCCGACGCCGGCCGGTTGCGCGGTCTGCAGCCCACCGACAGGGTGCCGTACTCCCTGCGACTGGTCGACGCGTCGCAGGTCTCGGACCGCATGGCGGCATCTTTGATCGAGGTCGGCAAGACGCTGTCCACCTGGCCGCAGTTGTCGTCCGAGGTGGCGCTCAACGCGGCTGCGGTCGCAGAAGCGGTACGCCGGATCGGGCTGCGGCAGCAGTTGCCGTCAGGACGGGCACGCATCGACATCGCCGAGCTCTTCGACCGGCTCGCCGAACCGGTCCTGCCCGACGAACAACCGCTCACCGAGGAGCCGTCCACGCCTCAACCGCCGAGCAATGCCCTCGATGCGATCGTCACCGCCGCCGGCCGCGCTCCCTCGGGCGGCAACGCCCAGCCCTGGCGGATCGAGGCGGCCGACGACTCGGTCACCATCGCGCTGTCCACTGAGTACGCGACCACGATGGATGTGAAGTTCCGCGCCAGCGCCGTTGCCGTCGGAGCCGCCGCCTTCAATGCGCGCGTCGCCGCCGCGGCACACCACCTGCGGGCGGACGTCTCGCTTCAGCACGGTGACGACAGCGTGCCCCTGACCGCGACCGTGAGACTCTCGCCAGGTGAAGATCGGCGACTCGCCGACCTGTACGAGCCGATGATGCGACGGGAAACCAATCGTCGTCGCGGCGAGCGCACCCCGCTGCGCCCCGGAATCGTCGAGGCGCTCGAGGCAGCAGCCGTGGCCGAGGACGCCCGCCTTCGCATTATCAGCACAACGGATGAGTTGGACTCGGCTGCGGAAATCCTCGCCGCGGCCGACCGCATCCGGTACCTGACCCCGCGCCTGCACGCCGAGATGTTCGCCGAACTCCGGTGGCCGAGTGAGCACTCGCTCGAAGCCGGTATCGACGTCCGCAGCCTCGAACTGCCCCAGGCCGACATGGTGATGCTCGACATCCTCAAGCGCTACGAGGTAATGGAGCACCTCGCCGCGTGGGACGGCGGTACCGCGCTCGGCGAGGACACCGATGGACGAGTGCGCGAGAGTACGGCCGTCGGCGTGATCTCGGTGTTGGGTCGCGGCTTGCCCGACTACGCCCGCGGTGGGGCGGCCGTCGAATCGGTCTGGATCCATGCCCAGAAGCATGGCGTTGCCGTGCAACCGGTTTCGCCGCCCTTCCTCTACGCCGCCGACGGCGATGACCTGCACCGGTTGTCCCCCCGCTTCGCCGATCGACTCGGCGACCTGCAATACAATTTCCGCACGCTGGTAGGCTTGGGGCCCACCGAAACGCTGGTGTTGGTCCTGCGGTTCGGCTACGCACCACCGCCTTCGGTACTCAGCCGGCGCCGTGCCCACATCCGGCACCATGGTGCCGACGGCTTGGAGGGGTAG
- a CDS encoding putative bifunctional diguanylate cyclase/phosphodiesterase — MGVDAASHVEVSRRVLADLVSFFGIDVSFLRHNDHQRRASLLVAEWPIRPGIPDPDPLAIVYFADADPVFALAEHQKEPVVFRPEPSTDEYQQTIHEGRQVPTTSMACVPMLSGDVTTGVLGFVKFGDRDWTTEELNALKAIASLFAQVQARIAAEDQLRYLAEHDDLTGLCNRRALLAHLDSRLRKGQPGPVSVLFFDLDRLKAINDYLGHTAGDWFICVLAERLRGSAAGSNLLARLGGDEFVVVPAGPMATDEAEALAHRLQSTLHERVAIDGEMLTRTVSIGVALGTPGQDTTSDLLRRADQAVLTAKNSGGNKVAVFSDEMSMETAFRNDIELHLQSVIENGALLLHYQPEVNMRTGEILAVEALVRWQHPTRGLLSPGAFINVAESINLAGELGRWVMRAACTEFARWRRNGVGHDAVLRINVSPVQLVTDGFVESVANIIEEFGLDGRSVCLEITESVVVQDIDTTRITLAGLKEVGVQVAIDDFGTGYSVLSHLKSLPVDTLKIDRGFVRELGVNPGDLAIVRAIIALAEAFGLELVAEGVETETAAITLLQHGCHRAQGFLLSRPLPGDAMESLLASGHVAVRFPTTPNM; from the coding sequence ATGGGGGTCGATGCGGCCAGTCACGTCGAGGTGAGCCGACGCGTGCTCGCCGATCTCGTCTCGTTCTTCGGAATCGACGTCAGCTTCCTGCGCCACAACGATCACCAACGTCGTGCGTCCCTGCTCGTTGCGGAATGGCCGATCCGTCCCGGCATCCCCGACCCGGACCCTCTGGCGATCGTCTACTTCGCCGATGCCGACCCGGTTTTCGCGCTCGCCGAGCACCAGAAGGAACCCGTCGTCTTCCGGCCCGAACCCTCCACCGACGAATACCAGCAGACCATCCATGAGGGCAGGCAGGTCCCCACCACCTCGATGGCATGCGTACCGATGTTGTCGGGCGACGTCACCACCGGGGTGCTCGGGTTCGTCAAGTTCGGTGACCGCGACTGGACGACGGAGGAACTCAACGCGCTCAAGGCGATAGCCTCGTTGTTCGCCCAGGTTCAGGCGCGCATCGCCGCCGAAGACCAACTGCGCTACCTCGCCGAGCACGACGACCTGACCGGGCTGTGCAATCGCCGCGCCTTGCTGGCGCACCTCGACTCCCGCCTGCGCAAGGGACAGCCGGGTCCGGTGTCGGTGCTGTTCTTCGACCTCGACCGACTCAAGGCGATCAACGACTACCTGGGACACACGGCCGGCGACTGGTTCATCTGCGTGCTCGCCGAACGACTTCGCGGGAGCGCCGCAGGCTCGAATCTGCTGGCACGCCTGGGCGGTGACGAGTTCGTGGTCGTGCCCGCCGGACCGATGGCGACCGACGAAGCCGAGGCGCTGGCCCACCGGCTGCAGTCGACCCTGCACGAGCGGGTGGCCATCGACGGTGAGATGCTCACCCGCACAGTGAGTATCGGCGTCGCCCTCGGCACTCCGGGGCAGGACACGACATCAGACCTGCTCCGGCGTGCCGATCAGGCGGTACTGACCGCGAAGAACTCCGGCGGCAACAAGGTCGCCGTGTTCTCCGACGAGATGTCGATGGAGACCGCATTCCGCAACGACATCGAACTGCACCTGCAGAGCGTCATCGAGAACGGCGCCCTCCTGTTGCATTACCAGCCCGAGGTCAACATGCGAACCGGCGAGATCCTCGCCGTCGAGGCCCTGGTCCGCTGGCAGCACCCGACGCGTGGCCTGCTGTCCCCCGGCGCCTTCATCAATGTGGCCGAATCCATCAATCTCGCAGGCGAATTAGGACGCTGGGTGATGCGGGCGGCCTGCACCGAGTTCGCCCGCTGGCGCCGCAACGGCGTGGGGCACGACGCGGTGTTGCGGATCAACGTCTCCCCGGTGCAGCTGGTCACCGACGGCTTCGTCGAATCGGTGGCGAACATCATCGAGGAGTTCGGGCTCGACGGCAGATCGGTCTGCCTCGAAATCACCGAGAGTGTGGTCGTCCAGGACATCGACACGACGCGAATCACCCTCGCGGGTCTGAAGGAGGTCGGCGTTCAGGTCGCGATCGACGACTTCGGCACCGGCTACAGCGTGCTCTCCCACCTCAAGTCGCTGCCCGTCGACACCCTCAAGATCGACCGCGGATTCGTGCGCGAACTCGGCGTCAATCCCGGCGATCTCGCGATAGTGCGCGCCATCATCGCTCTCGCCGAGGCATTCGGGCTGGAACTGGTCGCCGAGGGGGTGGAGACGGAGACCGCGGCGATCACGCTGCTGCAGCACGGATGCCACCGGGCGCAGGGCTTCCTGTTGTCCCGCCCGCTACCCGGCGACGCGATGGAATCGCTATTGGCCTCAGGACACGTCGCCGTGCGTTTTCCCACAACGCCAAACATGTGA
- a CDS encoding TetR/AcrR family transcriptional regulator yields the protein MTEQLERRSDATRLQILRAASRLFARSPYSRVSLDDILADAAVTKGAMYFHFRSKHALACAIVELRMDEARVSLDEVLAAKLSGMETLIDLLYLIATDDLGDETTRAGLNLLESIGRTNGLQTQALGRWTATFTEIVGKAIREGDIPEGGDAEAIARVLVSIYLGLRQTSDLNDPARYLRDLESACSVVLPGFITADRLAYLTQFIRRRTAVAIKKATSL from the coding sequence GTGACCGAACAACTCGAGCGGCGATCCGACGCCACGCGGCTGCAGATCCTGCGGGCGGCGTCGCGCCTGTTCGCCCGCAGTCCCTACAGCAGGGTGAGCCTGGACGACATCCTCGCCGACGCAGCCGTCACCAAGGGTGCGATGTACTTCCATTTCCGGTCCAAGCACGCGCTCGCCTGCGCGATCGTTGAACTTCGGATGGACGAGGCACGCGTCTCCCTCGACGAGGTGCTCGCAGCCAAGTTGTCCGGCATGGAGACCCTCATTGATCTTCTGTACCTGATCGCGACCGACGACCTCGGTGACGAGACGACCCGGGCCGGTTTGAACCTTCTGGAGTCCATCGGGCGCACCAACGGCCTGCAAACCCAGGCCCTGGGTCGATGGACGGCGACATTCACCGAGATCGTCGGCAAGGCCATCCGCGAGGGCGACATCCCGGAAGGCGGTGACGCCGAGGCCATCGCCCGGGTGCTGGTGTCGATCTACCTCGGGCTACGGCAGACCAGCGATCTCAACGACCCGGCACGCTACCTGCGCGACCTGGAGTCCGCATGCTCCGTCGTGCTGCCCGGGTTCATCACCGCCGACCGGCTGGCATACCTGACCCAGTTCATCAGGCGCCGCACCGCCGTGGCGATCAAGAAGGCGACGTCGCTGTAG
- a CDS encoding ScbR family autoregulator-binding transcription factor, with product MTGGTGTVVRQARSEATRRRIMTSAVQLFNEIGYSATGLGDIIERAEMTKGALYYHFESKAALATAIIEDGSASLLEAFGKIGDSSAPAMERIIHGLFVVADRLSTDEVARSGVQLLRAFGEFNDAAAQTYSLWVDEMVRRVREAVDEGDLREDLDAEAVGETIVSAMLGAEVLSSATSSGVDVLQRLTRLWQVLLPAIVTDESLGYFREYLGREAMRRSARSAG from the coding sequence ATGACCGGAGGTACGGGGACGGTGGTACGCCAGGCGCGGTCTGAGGCCACCCGGCGCCGGATCATGACGTCGGCCGTCCAGCTGTTCAACGAGATCGGCTATTCCGCCACGGGTCTGGGCGACATCATCGAGCGCGCCGAGATGACCAAGGGCGCGCTGTATTACCACTTCGAGTCGAAGGCGGCACTGGCCACCGCGATCATCGAGGACGGCAGCGCGAGCCTGTTGGAGGCCTTCGGCAAGATCGGTGACTCGTCGGCCCCGGCCATGGAACGAATCATCCACGGCCTGTTCGTGGTCGCAGACCGGCTCAGCACCGACGAGGTGGCACGCAGCGGCGTCCAACTGTTGCGCGCCTTCGGCGAGTTCAACGACGCCGCCGCGCAGACATACTCCCTCTGGGTCGACGAGATGGTGCGGCGCGTCCGCGAAGCGGTCGATGAGGGTGATCTACGCGAGGACCTCGATGCCGAGGCCGTCGGCGAAACGATAGTCAGCGCCATGCTCGGGGCCGAGGTGCTCTCCAGCGCAACGTCGTCGGGCGTCGATGTGCTGCAGCGCCTCACCCGGCTGTGGCAGGTGCTGTTGCCGGCCATCGTCACCGATGAGTCGTTGGGCTACTTCCGGGAGTATCTGGGACGGGAGGCGATGCGCCGCTCGGCTCGGTCCGCAGGATGA
- a CDS encoding PAS domain S-box protein — MAVLQELPALVVLDRLPVPVLAIAEDGGIVFANAAFADMLGYAPEVIKELEFRQIFHTMPADGSAVSVMRAHANLVVELLHEDGSVVRAKMSNSALQRGNDPVALATFQDLTERLWVDEL; from the coding sequence ATGGCGGTGTTGCAGGAACTGCCTGCCCTCGTCGTGCTCGACCGGCTCCCGGTGCCGGTGCTGGCCATCGCGGAGGACGGCGGGATCGTCTTCGCCAACGCGGCGTTCGCGGACATGCTGGGCTACGCGCCAGAGGTGATCAAGGAACTCGAGTTCCGGCAGATCTTCCACACCATGCCTGCCGACGGGTCCGCGGTCTCGGTCATGCGCGCCCACGCGAATCTGGTGGTCGAACTGTTGCACGAGGACGGTTCTGTCGTGCGGGCCAAGATGAGCAACTCGGCGTTGCAGAGGGGCAACGACCCGGTGGCGCTGGCTACTTTCCAGGACTTGACCGAACGGCTGTGGGTGGACGAGCTCTAG
- a CDS encoding acyl-CoA dehydrogenase family protein, giving the protein MDLTWSNADKAFRDEVRSFLEAKLTPELRRAGRLMTSVYADHEASMEWQRRLHERGWAAPAWPVEYGGCDWSLTQHYIFSRESTLAGAPSLSPMGIRMVAHALIKFGTDDQKDYFLRRILTGEVFFCQGYSEPEAGSDLAALSMAATDDGDDLVCTGSKIWTTHARESNWMFALVRTARTQKKQQGITFVLIDMTSPGIQIRPLVMTSGEEVQNQVFFDEVRVPKTNVLGKIDDGWTVAKYLLEFERGGGASAPALQVMAQEIAAVATDQPAPGGGRLIDDPAFARKLADARIRTEVLEILEYRVLATVAEGKNPGVASSMLKVLATELSQAITELAMEAAGPRGRVYQPHATCPGGPISEFEPPADGYLSGEPWQAVAPLRYLNDRAGSIYAGSNEIQRNILAKAALGL; this is encoded by the coding sequence ATGGACCTCACCTGGTCGAATGCCGACAAGGCGTTTCGCGACGAGGTGCGCAGCTTCCTGGAGGCGAAGCTGACGCCGGAACTGCGCCGCGCGGGGCGCCTCATGACCAGCGTTTACGCCGACCACGAAGCCAGCATGGAGTGGCAGCGGAGACTGCATGAACGCGGCTGGGCGGCACCGGCGTGGCCCGTGGAGTACGGCGGCTGCGACTGGAGCCTCACCCAGCACTACATCTTCAGCCGCGAATCGACCCTCGCAGGCGCCCCGTCGTTGTCGCCGATGGGAATTCGGATGGTGGCCCACGCCCTGATCAAGTTCGGCACCGACGACCAGAAGGACTACTTCCTGCGCCGCATCCTGACCGGCGAGGTGTTCTTCTGCCAGGGTTACTCCGAGCCCGAAGCCGGCTCTGACCTCGCGGCGCTGTCGATGGCCGCGACCGACGACGGTGACGACCTCGTGTGCACCGGCAGCAAGATCTGGACTACCCACGCCCGCGAATCCAACTGGATGTTCGCTCTCGTGCGTACGGCGCGGACGCAGAAGAAACAGCAGGGCATCACCTTCGTGCTCATCGACATGACCTCGCCGGGGATCCAGATCCGGCCGCTGGTGATGACCTCCGGCGAGGAGGTGCAGAACCAGGTGTTCTTCGACGAGGTCCGGGTGCCCAAGACCAACGTGCTCGGCAAGATCGACGACGGTTGGACCGTCGCCAAGTACTTGCTGGAGTTCGAGCGCGGCGGCGGCGCCTCGGCACCTGCGCTCCAGGTGATGGCACAGGAGATCGCAGCGGTTGCGACAGACCAGCCGGCCCCGGGCGGCGGCCGGTTGATCGACGACCCGGCGTTCGCCCGCAAGCTCGCCGATGCCCGGATCCGGACCGAGGTCCTCGAGATCCTCGAATACCGGGTGCTGGCCACGGTCGCCGAAGGCAAGAATCCCGGGGTGGCGTCGTCGATGCTCAAGGTGCTCGCCACCGAGTTGAGCCAGGCGATCACCGAACTGGCGATGGAGGCGGCCGGTCCCCGCGGCCGGGTCTACCAGCCCCACGCCACCTGCCCCGGCGGACCGATCTCGGAGTTCGAGCCACCAGCCGACGGGTACCTCAGCGGGGAGCCGTGGCAGGCGGTTGCTCCGCTGCGCTACCTCAACGACCGGGCCGGTTCGATCTACGCGGGCAGCAACGAGATTCAACGCAACATCCTCGCCAAAGCGGCGCTCGGACTGTGA